Proteins encoded within one genomic window of Novosphingobium sp. EMRT-2:
- a CDS encoding efflux RND transporter periplasmic adaptor subunit has protein sequence MQSERLAETPAASPRGLKTAGIVAGALALAVVAAGMISRTSDTSRAQAWSDARSLPTVHLIPVRGADANGQLELPGTMAAWNTAHIFARVPGYVRSWDRDIGAAVGLGTPLGRIDTPELDQQIVAARASLARARAGAGLARSTAARWNDLLTDHSVSQQEADEKNGNLAVQVATVRGAEADLGRLLAMKAYATIRAPFAGVVTARNADIGDLVGPGASSQQPMFTIADISRIRLYVSVPQNYAAAMKPGLQARLTVPDYPGRQFTARLVGTSDAINPQTGTLQVQLVADNPGQVLRAGGYAQVSFDLPGSTGAVAIPSSALVFRAAGTQVATVGADSKVRLIRVTLGRDLGSTVEVLSGLSPGMRIVDNPPDSIATGEAVHVDESRHG, from the coding sequence ATGCAGAGTGAACGGCTTGCCGAAACGCCGGCCGCGTCCCCACGGGGGCTGAAAACCGCCGGGATCGTTGCCGGAGCGCTGGCGCTGGCCGTGGTGGCCGCCGGCATGATCAGTCGCACCAGCGACACCAGCCGCGCGCAGGCGTGGAGCGACGCGCGCTCGCTGCCCACGGTCCACCTCATCCCCGTGCGCGGCGCCGATGCGAACGGGCAGCTCGAGCTGCCCGGGACGATGGCGGCGTGGAACACCGCGCACATCTTCGCGCGCGTGCCGGGCTACGTCCGGTCCTGGGATCGTGACATCGGCGCGGCCGTGGGGCTGGGGACGCCGCTGGGGCGGATCGACACGCCGGAACTGGACCAGCAGATCGTCGCGGCGCGGGCGTCCCTGGCGCGGGCGCGGGCTGGCGCCGGCCTGGCGCGCAGCACGGCGGCCCGCTGGAACGACCTGTTGACCGATCATTCGGTGTCGCAACAGGAGGCGGACGAGAAGAACGGCAATCTGGCCGTGCAGGTGGCGACGGTACGAGGGGCCGAAGCGGATCTCGGCCGGCTCCTGGCGATGAAGGCCTATGCCACCATCCGCGCCCCGTTTGCCGGCGTGGTCACCGCCCGCAATGCCGACATTGGCGACCTTGTCGGGCCGGGCGCGTCCAGCCAGCAACCGATGTTCACGATCGCCGACATCAGCCGCATCCGCCTCTACGTCAGCGTTCCGCAGAATTACGCGGCGGCGATGAAGCCGGGCTTGCAGGCGCGGTTGACCGTGCCCGACTATCCGGGGCGGCAGTTCACCGCGCGCCTTGTCGGCACGTCGGACGCGATCAATCCGCAGACCGGGACCCTGCAGGTCCAGCTTGTTGCCGACAATCCGGGGCAGGTGCTGCGCGCCGGAGGCTATGCGCAGGTTTCGTTCGACCTGCCGGGCAGCACGGGCGCCGTGGCAATTCCGTCCAGCGCGCTGGTGTTCCGGGCCGCCGGCACCCAGGTCGCGACCGTGGGCGCGGATTCGAAGGTCCGCCTGATCCGCGTCACGCTGGGGCGCGATCTCGGCAGCACGGTAGAGGTGCTCTCCGGCCTTTCTCCGGGCATGCGCATCGTCGACAACCCGCCGGATTCGATCGCCACGGGCGAAGCGGTCCATGTCGACGAGAGCCGCCATGGCTGA
- a CDS encoding efflux transporter outer membrane subunit gives MADRRALAALLGLTALAGCSMAPPYQPPAVSVPATYAEAGPWVPAAPGDAAPSPTWWTAFGDGTLDALETRLATDNPSLAAAVGRYDLARAYLAEVRAGLFPQIGAQATVTQNRQSDNRPLRGQKQPDLYAADTLGAQVSYEADLWGRVRNSVAAGRADAEASADDLAAVRVSLQAQLATDYIALRGYDREIDLLQRTVDAYSRADAMTRRRFAGGIANGMETGQSATQLAEAQGQLADLRNARALTEHAIAALVGTTPSGFSIAASSAPLPMPEVPVSLPSTLLQRRPDVAAAERRMFAANRRIGVAKAAFFPSLLLGGQGGVQNTALAGLASAPNLFWSVGPNVLLTLFDGGRNRARVAEARAGWEQATADYRLRVLGAMQDVEDGLSRLHHLGDEAAAEERAAQQAAQVEQLATRRYEKGAVSYLDVVTAQTTALRTQRQAIEIDTRRQQATVGLFKAVGGGWA, from the coding sequence ATGGCTGACCGTCGCGCGCTGGCCGCGCTGCTGGGGCTGACCGCGCTGGCGGGTTGCTCGATGGCGCCGCCCTACCAGCCGCCCGCCGTGTCGGTGCCGGCGACGTATGCGGAGGCCGGCCCATGGGTGCCGGCCGCGCCCGGCGATGCCGCGCCGTCGCCAACCTGGTGGACCGCATTCGGCGATGGCACGCTCGATGCGCTGGAAACGCGGCTCGCCACCGATAATCCATCGCTGGCGGCGGCGGTCGGCCGCTATGACCTGGCGCGGGCCTATCTCGCCGAAGTGCGCGCGGGCCTGTTCCCGCAGATCGGGGCGCAGGCGACGGTCACGCAGAACCGCCAGTCGGACAATCGCCCGCTGCGCGGACAGAAGCAGCCAGACCTTTATGCCGCCGATACGCTGGGCGCACAGGTGAGCTACGAGGCCGACCTCTGGGGGCGGGTACGCAACAGCGTCGCGGCCGGTCGCGCCGATGCGGAGGCCAGTGCCGACGATCTGGCGGCCGTGCGGGTTTCGCTGCAAGCGCAGCTTGCGACGGATTACATCGCCCTGCGCGGCTACGATCGCGAGATCGATCTGCTGCAAAGGACGGTCGATGCCTATTCCCGCGCCGATGCCATGACGCGCCGGCGGTTCGCGGGTGGTATCGCCAATGGCATGGAAACCGGGCAATCGGCCACGCAGCTTGCCGAGGCGCAGGGCCAGCTGGCCGATCTGCGCAACGCCCGCGCGCTGACCGAACACGCCATTGCCGCGCTCGTCGGAACCACGCCGTCGGGCTTTTCGATCGCCGCTTCCTCCGCGCCGTTGCCCATGCCGGAGGTGCCGGTCAGCCTGCCATCGACGTTGCTGCAGCGCCGGCCAGACGTGGCGGCGGCCGAACGCCGGATGTTCGCCGCCAACCGCCGGATCGGCGTTGCCAAAGCGGCCTTCTTCCCTTCGCTTTTGCTGGGCGGGCAGGGGGGTGTCCAGAACACCGCGCTGGCGGGCCTGGCCAGCGCGCCCAACCTGTTCTGGTCGGTCGGTCCCAACGTCCTGCTGACGCTGTTCGATGGCGGTCGCAACCGGGCGCGCGTTGCCGAAGCGAGGGCAGGGTGGGAGCAGGCCACGGCGGACTATCGCCTGCGCGTGCTGGGCGCGATGCAGGATGTCGAGGACGGACTGTCGCGCCTGCATCACCTGGGAGACGAAGCCGCCGCCGAAGAGCGCGCGGCGCAACAGGCGGCGCAAGTCGAGCAGCTGGCAACGCGGCGGTACGAGAAGGGTGCGGTGAGCTACCTGGACGTGGTGACGGCGCAGACCACCGCGCTGCGCACGCAGCGGCAGGCGATCGAGATCGACACGCGCCGGCAGCAAGCGACCGTCGGGTTGTTCAAGGCCGTAGGCGGCGGCTGGGCCTGA
- a CDS encoding TonB-dependent receptor, producing the protein MKFHTSLAALPLALPLAFAPAMAHAADDATPAAAEAESPDSGRGLEQIVVAATKRETNLQKTPIAISVVTPTVIRDRHVQSLIDLADGAIPSLRVATFEARQSALTVGIRGIVPFDANQTARDQGVGVYLDGVYLGRQQGLNAALFDVQRVEVLRGPQGTLFGRNTEGGAVSIVTAQPTGEFGGRVLAGVGNYGSYNGELHVNLPEFHNIAFKLDGVVQHQDPTVKNPLAGQAGWNQYQRVGGRATALWKPFDGFSAEFSYDQSRDENTPFYSQLINYNPNGLPVATLAQIQANGGKLPKGFIAPLSPLVVVSGNQRMSVADIGVPQQPSVDKTDGFSAVLKYKVSPSLELRSITAWRGVTTNQWDNSGGAHRTVFLPNATFSRYSLSDLHQRQFSQELQAVGSLARFDYVVGLYYFTENAQESAATPSSNTWNADGTGYIINSEIVNGAITASNNGWAYGSRFIQRDSHATARSYAAFAQVTWSPIDPLHITVGGRYTKDKRNGALTTVSGVATPWTFRFDKDRFDPMVTLAYDLSSGVNVYAKYSTGYRAGGANDRSSTFGAFGPEKVKAYELGAKMDFLDHKVRLNLAGYIMDRTGTQIDFDNVDTLQFLADGSPNPTYNLHTENTANAPGTSKIRGVEADLTVRPVENMTLGASYAYTYTNIPATANPNPGPTFGQLTQVFVVYTPRNAASAYADYEVPLSAAGTALRFHIDANYASSMYSFQSENVKTDDSFIVNGRLALADIPMNGNGQKLTVAAWARNLFNETHIYRRSGANDAVLGDYGNFNPPRTFGLEASITF; encoded by the coding sequence ATGAAGTTCCATACGTCGCTGGCGGCCCTGCCGCTGGCGCTGCCGCTCGCGTTCGCGCCCGCCATGGCGCACGCCGCTGACGATGCGACACCCGCCGCCGCCGAGGCGGAAAGCCCCGACTCCGGCCGCGGGCTGGAGCAGATCGTGGTCGCCGCGACCAAGCGCGAGACCAATCTGCAGAAGACCCCGATCGCCATTTCCGTGGTGACCCCCACGGTCATCCGCGATCGCCATGTGCAAAGCCTGATCGATCTCGCCGATGGCGCCATTCCGTCGCTGCGCGTGGCCACGTTCGAAGCGCGCCAGTCGGCGCTGACGGTCGGCATTCGCGGCATCGTGCCGTTCGACGCCAACCAGACCGCGCGCGACCAGGGTGTGGGCGTCTATCTCGACGGAGTCTATCTCGGCCGCCAGCAGGGCCTGAACGCCGCGCTGTTCGATGTGCAGCGCGTGGAAGTCCTGCGCGGACCGCAGGGCACGTTGTTCGGCCGCAACACCGAAGGCGGCGCGGTCAGCATCGTCACCGCGCAGCCCACCGGCGAATTCGGCGGCCGGGTGCTGGCGGGCGTGGGCAATTACGGCAGTTACAACGGCGAACTGCACGTGAACCTGCCCGAATTCCACAACATTGCCTTCAAGCTGGACGGCGTGGTCCAGCATCAGGACCCGACTGTGAAGAACCCGCTGGCGGGTCAGGCGGGCTGGAACCAGTATCAGCGCGTCGGCGGCCGAGCCACCGCCCTGTGGAAGCCGTTCGACGGCTTTTCGGCCGAGTTTTCCTATGATCAGTCGCGCGATGAGAACACGCCGTTCTACAGCCAGTTGATCAACTACAACCCCAATGGCCTGCCGGTTGCCACGCTGGCGCAGATCCAGGCCAACGGCGGCAAGCTGCCCAAGGGCTTCATCGCGCCGCTTTCGCCTCTGGTGGTGGTGAGCGGCAACCAGCGCATGTCGGTTGCGGACATCGGCGTGCCGCAGCAGCCGAGCGTGGACAAGACCGACGGGTTTTCCGCCGTGCTCAAGTACAAGGTCAGTCCCAGCCTCGAACTGCGCTCGATCACCGCATGGCGCGGCGTGACCACCAACCAGTGGGACAATTCCGGCGGCGCGCACCGCACGGTGTTTCTGCCGAACGCCACGTTCAGCCGCTACAGCCTTTCCGACCTGCACCAGCGCCAGTTCAGCCAGGAACTGCAGGCGGTGGGCAGCCTGGCGCGCTTCGACTATGTGGTCGGCCTCTACTATTTCACCGAGAACGCGCAGGAATCGGCGGCGACGCCTTCGTCGAACACCTGGAACGCGGACGGCACCGGCTACATCATCAACAGCGAGATCGTGAACGGCGCGATCACCGCGTCGAACAACGGCTGGGCCTATGGCTCGCGCTTCATCCAGCGCGACAGCCACGCCACGGCCCGCAGCTATGCCGCCTTCGCGCAAGTCACCTGGTCGCCGATCGACCCGCTGCACATCACCGTCGGCGGTCGCTATACCAAGGACAAGCGCAACGGCGCGCTGACCACGGTTTCGGGCGTCGCCACGCCGTGGACGTTCCGGTTCGACAAGGACCGGTTCGATCCGATGGTCACGCTGGCCTACGACCTGTCCTCCGGCGTGAACGTCTATGCCAAGTATTCCACCGGCTATCGCGCCGGCGGCGCCAACGACCGGTCGAGCACGTTCGGCGCGTTCGGACCGGAGAAGGTCAAGGCTTACGAACTCGGCGCGAAGATGGACTTCCTGGACCACAAGGTGCGCCTGAACCTTGCCGGCTACATCATGGATCGCACCGGCACGCAGATCGATTTCGACAACGTCGATACCTTGCAGTTCCTGGCCGATGGCTCGCCCAACCCGACCTACAACCTGCACACCGAAAACACCGCCAATGCGCCGGGCACCTCCAAGATCCGTGGCGTGGAAGCGGACCTGACGGTGCGTCCGGTCGAGAACATGACGCTGGGCGCGTCCTATGCCTATACGTACACCAACATCCCCGCCACGGCGAACCCGAACCCGGGGCCGACGTTCGGGCAGTTGACGCAGGTCTTCGTGGTTTACACGCCCCGGAACGCGGCGTCGGCCTACGCTGATTACGAAGTCCCGCTCAGCGCCGCGGGCACTGCGCTGCGCTTCCACATCGATGCCAACTATGCGAGCAGCATGTACAGCTTCCAGTCCGAGAACGTGAAGACGGACGACAGCTTCATCGTCAACGGCCGGCTCGCGCTGGCGGACATTCCGATGAACGGCAACGGCCAGAAGCTGACGGTCGCCGCCTGGGCGCGCAACCTGTTCAACGAAACGCATATCTATCGCCGCTCGGGCGCGAACGATGCGGTGCTGGGCGATTACGGCAACTTCAACCCGCCGCGCACGTTCGGCCTGGAAGCCTCGATCACCTTCTGA
- the estDL136 gene encoding chloramphenicol hydrolase — protein MALNAQVEALLAMFAQMPPVDFAAISARALREINDQRPMQMGPPPAVAIVEDLSLDLAGRTIPARLYVPEGSGENPPVVIYYHGGGWVIGTLDTHDGTCRALARASGAAVLSIGYRLAPEHPFPAPFDDCYDALVWARDHAADLGVDGTRIAVAGDSAGGNLAAAVAIRARDEGGPALRHQLLIYPVTDADFSLPSYAANGGGQYFLSTAAMRWFWDQYVGTEADGHIHGATVLRTESLARLPSATVITAQYDPLRDEGVAYAERLTAAGVPVEAEEAPGMVHGFFSMFAFVPDAMAYIDRAGARLKAALA, from the coding sequence ATGGCGTTGAATGCACAAGTCGAAGCCCTGCTCGCGATGTTCGCGCAGATGCCGCCCGTCGATTTCGCCGCGATCTCCGCACGGGCGCTGCGCGAAATCAACGACCAGCGGCCGATGCAGATGGGGCCGCCGCCTGCCGTGGCGATCGTCGAGGACCTGTCGCTGGATCTGGCCGGGCGGACGATCCCGGCGCGGCTCTACGTTCCCGAAGGTTCGGGCGAGAACCCTCCAGTGGTGATCTATTACCATGGCGGCGGCTGGGTGATCGGCACGCTCGATACGCACGACGGGACCTGCCGCGCGCTGGCGCGGGCCAGCGGCGCGGCGGTGCTTTCCATCGGCTACCGGCTGGCGCCGGAGCACCCCTTCCCGGCCCCGTTCGACGATTGCTACGACGCGCTCGTCTGGGCGCGGGACCATGCCGCCGATCTGGGGGTGGACGGCACCCGGATCGCCGTGGCGGGCGACAGCGCCGGCGGCAACCTGGCAGCGGCGGTGGCGATCCGCGCGCGCGACGAAGGCGGACCGGCGCTGCGCCACCAGTTGCTGATCTATCCCGTCACCGATGCCGATTTCTCGCTGCCGTCCTATGCCGCCAACGGCGGCGGGCAGTATTTCCTCTCCACCGCCGCCATGCGCTGGTTCTGGGACCAGTATGTCGGAACCGAGGCCGACGGGCATATCCACGGCGCGACCGTGCTGCGCACCGAAAGCCTTGCCCGGTTGCCGTCCGCCACGGTCATCACCGCGCAATACGATCCGCTACGCGACGAGGGCGTTGCCTATGCGGAACGCCTGACGGCCGCCGGCGTGCCGGTGGAGGCGGAGGAGGCGCCCGGCATGGTCCATGGCTTCTTCTCGATGTTCGCGTTCGTGCCGGATGCCATGGCCTATATCGACCGCGCCGGCGCGCGCCTGAAGGCGGCTCTGGCCTGA
- a CDS encoding 3'(2'),5'-bisphosphate nucleotidase CysQ, with translation MNDTELAAHLADVAGKLLITVRESGILSLKALGKAGDATANQFLCHALREQRPDDALLSEEEKDSPDRLDAARVWIVDPVDGTREYGEARTDWAVHVGLAVDGAPVLGAVALPGAGVILRSDRPIPLPPAPARLRMVVSRTRPAPEATAVAERLGADLVPMGSAGAKAMAVIRGQADIYLHSGGQYEWDSCAPVAVALAHGLHASRIDGSPLVYNQRDTYMPDLLICRKEHAQQVLDLVRDVRVEA, from the coding sequence ATGAACGACACCGAACTGGCCGCCCACCTCGCCGACGTGGCAGGCAAGCTGCTGATTACGGTGCGCGAAAGCGGGATTCTGAGCCTCAAGGCGCTGGGCAAGGCAGGCGATGCCACGGCCAACCAGTTCCTGTGCCACGCGCTGCGCGAACAGCGCCCGGACGATGCGCTGCTCTCCGAAGAGGAGAAGGACAGCCCCGATCGACTCGACGCCGCGCGCGTGTGGATCGTCGATCCCGTCGATGGCACGCGCGAATATGGCGAGGCGCGGACCGACTGGGCGGTCCATGTCGGGCTGGCGGTGGACGGCGCGCCTGTGCTGGGCGCGGTGGCGCTGCCCGGCGCCGGGGTGATACTGCGCTCCGACCGGCCGATCCCCCTTCCCCCCGCACCGGCGCGGCTGCGCATGGTCGTCAGCCGCACGCGCCCCGCGCCGGAGGCGACCGCCGTAGCCGAGCGGCTCGGCGCGGACCTGGTGCCGATGGGCTCGGCCGGGGCGAAGGCCATGGCCGTGATCCGGGGGCAGGCGGACATTTACCTGCATTCGGGCGGACAGTACGAATGGGATTCCTGCGCGCCGGTCGCCGTCGCGCTGGCGCATGGCCTCCACGCCAGCCGCATCGACGGCAGCCCGCTCGTGTACAACCAGCGCGATACCTACATGCCCGATCTGCTCATCTGCCGGAAGGAACACGCGCAACAAGTGCTTGATCTGGTGCGCGACGTGCGCGTGGAGGCATGA
- the cysN gene encoding sulfate adenylyltransferase subunit CysN produces the protein MSEAEPIYKTDALIAEDIDAYLETHRNKTMLRFITCGSVDDGKSTLIGRLLYDSKMIFEDQLAALEADSKRVGTQGQEIDFALLVDGLAAEREQGITIDVAYRFFGTEKRKFIVADTPGHEQYTRNMVTGASTADLAVILIDARKGVLTQTRRHSYLAHLIGIRHIVLAVNKMDLVDYDHAVFDGIVKDYTAFARSIGIETFVPIPISGFKGDNITALSANTPWYKGPTLMEHLETVEVDATIDQTKPFRLPVQWVNRPNLDFRGFSGQIATGSVKPGDAVRVLPSGKTSTVTRIVTLDGDLEEAVAGQSITLCFADEIDCSRGDVIAAADNPPQAADQFEATFVWMADEALIPGRAYWLKLGTQTVSATVQQPKYTVNVNTMEQLAAKTLDLNAIGVAELTTDRAVVFEPYAESRALGGFILIDKITNATVAAGMLNFSLRRAQNVHWQALDVTRKAHAALKHQTPAVLWFTGLSGSGKSTIANLVEKKLHAYGKHTFLLDGDNVRHGLNKDLGFTEADRIENIRRVGEVAKLMTDAGLIVLTAFISPFRAEREMVRAMLPEGEFIEVFVDTPLEEAERRDVKGLYKKARSGQLKNFTGIDSPYEAPERPEIRIDTTRETPEDAAERIVERVIGSWSPVI, from the coding sequence ATGTCCGAAGCAGAACCCATCTACAAGACCGATGCCCTCATCGCCGAGGACATCGACGCCTATCTCGAAACGCATCGCAACAAGACGATGCTGCGCTTCATCACCTGCGGTTCGGTTGATGACGGCAAGTCCACGCTGATCGGCCGGCTGCTCTACGATTCGAAGATGATCTTCGAGGACCAGCTCGCCGCGCTGGAGGCCGACAGCAAGCGCGTGGGCACGCAGGGGCAGGAGATCGACTTCGCCCTGCTCGTCGATGGCCTTGCCGCCGAACGCGAACAGGGCATCACCATCGACGTCGCCTATCGCTTCTTCGGCACCGAAAAGCGCAAGTTCATCGTCGCCGACACGCCCGGCCACGAACAATACACGCGCAACATGGTGACGGGCGCCTCCACCGCCGACCTCGCCGTGATCCTGATCGACGCGCGCAAGGGCGTGCTGACGCAGACGCGGCGGCACTCGTACCTCGCGCACCTGATCGGCATCCGGCATATCGTGCTGGCGGTGAACAAGATGGACCTTGTCGATTACGACCACGCCGTGTTCGACGGCATCGTCAAGGACTACACCGCGTTCGCGCGCTCGATCGGCATCGAAACCTTCGTGCCGATCCCGATCTCGGGCTTCAAGGGCGACAACATCACCGCCCTTTCGGCGAACACGCCTTGGTACAAGGGGCCGACGCTGATGGAGCATCTGGAGACGGTGGAAGTGGACGCCACCATCGACCAGACCAAGCCGTTCCGCCTGCCGGTGCAGTGGGTCAACCGTCCCAATCTCGATTTCCGGGGCTTCTCCGGCCAGATCGCGACCGGTTCGGTGAAGCCGGGCGACGCGGTGCGCGTGCTGCCTTCGGGCAAGACCAGCACCGTCACGCGCATCGTCACGCTCGATGGCGATCTCGAGGAAGCGGTCGCCGGCCAGTCGATCACGCTGTGCTTCGCCGACGAGATCGACTGTTCGCGCGGCGACGTCATCGCCGCCGCGGACAATCCCCCGCAGGCCGCCGACCAGTTCGAGGCGACGTTCGTGTGGATGGCCGACGAGGCGCTGATTCCCGGCCGCGCCTATTGGCTCAAGCTGGGCACGCAGACGGTTTCGGCCACGGTGCAGCAGCCCAAATACACCGTCAACGTCAACACCATGGAACAGCTTGCCGCCAAGACGCTGGACCTCAACGCAATCGGCGTGGCCGAACTGACGACCGACCGCGCGGTGGTGTTCGAACCCTACGCCGAAAGCCGCGCGCTGGGCGGGTTCATCCTGATCGACAAGATCACCAACGCCACCGTGGCGGCGGGGATGCTGAACTTCAGCCTGCGCCGCGCGCAGAACGTCCACTGGCAGGCGCTCGACGTGACCCGCAAGGCCCACGCCGCGCTTAAGCACCAGACGCCCGCGGTGCTGTGGTTCACCGGGCTGTCCGGCTCGGGCAAGTCCACGATCGCCAACCTCGTGGAGAAGAAGCTCCACGCCTATGGCAAGCACACGTTCCTGCTTGATGGCGACAACGTGCGCCACGGGCTGAACAAGGATCTCGGCTTTACCGAGGCGGACCGCATCGAGAACATCCGCCGCGTCGGCGAAGTGGCCAAGCTGATGACCGACGCCGGCCTGATCGTGCTGACCGCCTTTATCAGCCCGTTCCGCGCCGAACGCGAGATGGTGCGCGCGATGCTGCCCGAAGGCGAATTCATCGAGGTGTTTGTCGACACCCCGCTGGAGGAAGCCGAGCGGCGCGACGTGAAAGGCCTCTACAAGAAGGCGCGGTCCGGCCAGCTCAAGAACTTCACCGGCATCGACAGCCCCTACGAAGCTCCTGAACGGCCGGAAATCCGCATCGACACCACGCGCGAAACACCCGAAGATGCCGCCGAACGCATCGTCGAGCGCGTGATCGGCAGCTGGAGCCCCGTGATATGA
- the cysD gene encoding sulfate adenylyltransferase subunit CysD codes for MSSSLHRSSLTHLERLEAEAIHILREVVAEAERPVMLYSVGKDSAVMLHLARKAFYPSPPPFPLLHVDTTWKFRDMYALRDRMARESGMELLVYRNPEALERGINPFDHGALHTDMWKTEGLKQALDKWGFDAAFGGARRDEEKSRAKERIFSFRTASHGWDPKNQRPELWSTYNARKSKGESIRVFPISNWTELDIWQYIHLNDVPIVPLYFAAERPTVERDGMLLMVDDDRFPLRPGEEPVMRSIRFRTLGCYPLTGAVESSAATLPQVIQETLLTTTSERQGRAIDKDAGGAGMEVKKQQGYF; via the coding sequence ATGTCCAGTTCGTTGCACCGTTCCTCGCTGACCCATCTCGAACGGCTCGAGGCCGAGGCGATCCATATCCTGCGCGAAGTCGTGGCCGAGGCCGAACGCCCGGTCATGCTCTATTCGGTGGGCAAGGACTCCGCCGTGATGCTGCATCTGGCGCGCAAGGCGTTCTATCCCTCGCCGCCGCCCTTCCCGCTGCTGCACGTCGATACGACCTGGAAATTCCGCGACATGTACGCGCTGCGCGACCGGATGGCGCGCGAAAGCGGCATGGAACTGCTGGTCTATCGCAATCCCGAAGCGCTGGAGCGGGGCATCAACCCGTTCGACCACGGCGCGCTCCACACCGACATGTGGAAGACCGAGGGGCTGAAGCAGGCGCTCGACAAGTGGGGCTTCGATGCGGCCTTCGGCGGGGCGCGGCGCGACGAGGAGAAGAGCCGCGCCAAGGAGCGCATCTTCTCGTTCCGCACCGCCAGCCACGGCTGGGACCCGAAGAACCAGCGCCCGGAGCTGTGGAGCACCTACAACGCCCGCAAGAGCAAGGGCGAATCGATCCGCGTCTTCCCGATCAGCAACTGGACCGAGCTGGACATCTGGCAGTACATCCACCTTAACGACGTGCCGATCGTGCCGCTCTATTTCGCGGCGGAGCGCCCCACCGTGGAGCGCGACGGCATGCTGCTAATGGTCGATGACGATCGCTTCCCGCTGCGCCCCGGTGAGGAACCGGTGATGCGCTCGATCCGCTTCCGCACGCTGGGCTGCTATCCGTTGACCGGCGCGGTCGAAAGCAGTGCCGCCACGCTGCCGCAGGTGATCCAGGAAACGCTGCTGACCACCACCAGCGAGCGCCAGGGCCGCGCCATCGACAAGGACGCGGGCGGCGCCGGCATGGAAGTGAAGAAGCAGCAGGGGTACTTCTGA
- a CDS encoding LuxR family transcriptional regulator, which yields MAFLSADQRELFLPLIEGIHESPPWGAFMRNLVARTYARRAFLIVTLANAAPTQEPTVIHVAAPRAAQEPPLDFRRLDALRLHPYGALRPGRVYALDEMLDYDHPARLAEQRAALHAMGIRYGRWLRVSAGGAADAWLLLVREREDFSAAAVSALAAIAPHLTAALRTLVALIEQRLLAAMAQAALARLGVGQLAFDAGGRVMAADPWAEALLAFTPEPGPAPGRRLQVLPDVARALDAACAALAAGPAGGTRVIRLDERSALDVLLRKSDLALVEPCAFPAVIGTLRREHREAAREAVRTLAAVHGLSDREAALAHAISMGETIVEAGRRLRLTSETARNYSKRIYAKTGAAGQADLVRMVLTGLAPFA from the coding sequence ATGGCTTTTCTTTCGGCCGATCAACGCGAGCTATTCCTGCCCCTGATCGAGGGCATTCACGAAAGCCCCCCGTGGGGCGCGTTCATGCGCAATCTGGTGGCGCGGACCTATGCCCGGCGGGCGTTCCTGATCGTGACGCTGGCCAATGCCGCACCCACGCAGGAGCCGACCGTGATCCATGTCGCCGCGCCGCGCGCGGCGCAGGAGCCACCGCTCGATTTCCGCCGGCTCGATGCGCTGCGGCTGCATCCCTATGGCGCGCTGCGCCCCGGGCGGGTCTATGCGCTCGACGAAATGCTGGACTACGACCATCCCGCCCGGCTTGCCGAACAGCGCGCGGCGCTGCACGCCATGGGTATTCGCTATGGCCGCTGGCTGCGCGTTTCCGCCGGTGGCGCGGCCGACGCCTGGCTGCTGCTGGTGCGCGAGCGCGAGGACTTCAGCGCCGCCGCCGTCTCCGCGCTGGCGGCGATCGCGCCGCACCTGACCGCCGCCCTGCGCACGCTGGTCGCGCTGATCGAACAGCGCCTGCTGGCCGCCATGGCACAGGCCGCGCTGGCGCGGCTGGGCGTGGGGCAACTGGCGTTCGATGCTGGTGGGCGGGTCATGGCCGCCGATCCCTGGGCGGAAGCCCTGCTGGCGTTCACGCCGGAGCCGGGGCCGGCGCCGGGCCGTCGGTTGCAGGTGCTTCCCGATGTCGCGCGCGCGCTCGATGCAGCCTGCGCCGCGCTGGCGGCCGGTCCGGCGGGCGGAACGCGGGTGATCCGGCTCGACGAGCGCTCGGCGCTCGACGTGTTGCTGCGCAAGTCGGACCTTGCCCTGGTGGAGCCTTGCGCCTTCCCGGCAGTGATCGGCACGCTGCGCCGTGAACACCGCGAAGCCGCGCGCGAAGCGGTCCGTACGCTGGCGGCGGTCCATGGCCTGTCGGATCGCGAAGCGGCGCTGGCGCACGCCATCAGCATGGGCGAAACGATCGTGGAGGCCGGCCGCCGCCTGCGCCTGACCAGCGAGACCGCGCGGAACTATTCGAAGCGCATCTATGCCAAGACCGGGGCCGCCGGGCAGGCCGATCTGGTGCGGATGGTGCTGACCGGGCTGGCGCCTTTCGCCTGA